The genome window GGGTGCGGTAGTAAATACGGCGGCTGGTCAGGTATTGACAAACGTAGCACTTGGAGCCGGGAATAAAACAAGTCTTGGTGCAGTTGACATGAAGGGAAGCGATGTAAAAGGTGCTGTGATAAATACGGCAGCGGGTCAGGTGCTGACAAATGTCGCTTTAGGGAAAGATAACACTGCTAAACTTGGCTCTGTTGAAATGAAAAACAGTGACCTTAAAGGAGCTATAGTTAATACTACAGCCGGACAAGTCGTAACTAACGTAGCTTTGGGAGCTGGAAATAAAGCTGAATTAGGCGCTGTCACTATGAAGTCGAGCAGTATGAAAGGGGCTATTGTAAACACTACAATGGGTCAAGCTGTAACAAATGTTGCCTTGGGAAAAGATAATAAAGCCAGTCTCGGTGCTGTAAATATGGAATCAAGCAGCATGAAGGGTGCTATTGTAAATACTACAATAGGTCAAGCAGTCACAAATGTTGCTCTTGGGGCCGGGAACAAAGCCAGCCTCGGATCTGCCGATCTTAAAAATAGTGATGTGAAGGGTGCAATAGTAAATACTTCGATTGGAGCCGCCATAACGAACGTTGCTTTAGGTAAAAATAATAAAGCCGGGCTTGCTTCTGTAAATTTGGAAGGCAGTAATGTAAAGGGTAATATAATCAATACGGCAGCGGGCGGAGCGGTAACAAACGTCGCACTTGGCAGCAATACCAAAGCAAGTTTATCTTCTGTTGATATGAAAAACAGCACTATGAAAGGAAACATAGTAAATACGGCAGCAGGTGGAGCCGTTACTAATGTTGCTTTGGGCAGTAATTCTAAAGCAAGTTTGTCTTCTGTTGATATGAAAAACAGCACTATGAAAGGAAACATAGTAAATACGGCAGCAGGCGGAGCCGTTACTAATGTTGCTTTGGGCAGTAATTCTAAAGCAAGTTTATCTTCTGTTGATATGAAAAACAGTACTATGAAAGGAAACATAGTAAATACGGCAGCAGGTGGAGCAGTGACAAACGTTGCACTTGGCAGCAATACCAAAGCAAACCTTTCATCAGTCAACATGGAAAACAGTACGATGAAAGGAAACATTGTAAATACGGCAGCAGGTGGAGCAGTTACTAATGTTGCTTTGGGCAGCAGATCCGAAGCAAACCTTTCGTCAGTAAACATGAAAAACAGTACTATGAAAGGAAATATAGTAAATACGGCAGCAGGCGGGGTCGTTACTAATGTTGCTTTAGGCAGCAGATCCGAAGCAAACCTTTCATCAGTCAACATGGAAAACAGTACTATGAAGGGAAATATCACAAACACAACTGTTGGCGGGGTGGTTACTAATGTTGCTTTAGGCAGCAATACTAAGGCGAATTTAGGTTCTGTGGATATGAAAAACAGCAGCATGCAGGGAAATATTTCAAACAGAGCGGCAGGCGGAGTTATGACTAATGTTGCTGTTGGAAGTAATTCAAGGGCAAACCTTGGTTCGGTTGTTCTTGAAAACAGTACTGTGCATGGCAATATTTCAAACAGAGTGAGCGGAGGTGTTGTAACAAATATTGCCGTTGGATCAGGAAGCGAAGCGAATTCGGGGTCTGTTGTTGTTAAGAATCGTAACATAGGAGGCGCCGGCACCAGCTCAGGAACAGGTCTTGTGATCAATGATACCAGGGTTCCTTTCGGTGGTATGGGTGTACATAACACCAATGTTGCTATTGGAGGAACTTCAAATAAAAATTCAGTTGTTTACAAATAGCGTAATTGGCAAAAAACAAAAAAATGGTGGGTCTTTCTTTACAAATAACTAATTATATGGTTTATGCCCAGTATATGCATAGGAAGGAGAAAATCACGACAAACAAAAATTTTATAAATGTAACTATTTCACAATAAATATGAGAAATCATTCACTGACAACAAAAATTTTATGAAGTATAAATAAACTTAAAACCGAGAGAAAAAAATTAACAACAACCAAACCAAGGAGGAATGTAAAATGAAAAAAGCTTTATTAGTAGTAGGTATTGTTTTAATCAGTGGTTCATTGGCTTTTGCAGGTTCAGATGTTAAAGGCGCAATTATTAACAAATCTGATGTAAAGGGCGCAGCCAATATCGCTATGGGCAAAGGCGCAACAGCTGACATGGGTACAGTAAAGATGAAAGATTCCAGCTTAAAAGGTGCTATCATCAACCAATCCAGTGTAAAGGGTGCAGCAAATATCGCTATGGGCCAGGGTGCAAAAGCTCAGATGGGTACCGTTGATATGAACAAATCCAGTGTAAAGGGTGCTATAATTAATCAGTCCGATGTAAAGGGTGCAGCCAATATCGCTATGGGCAAAGGCGCAACCGCTCAGATGGGAACAGTAAGTATGGATAAATCTGATCTTAAAGGTGCTATCATCAACAAATCCAGTGTAAAGGGTGCAGCTAATATCGCTATGGGCAAAGGCGCAACAGCTCAGATGGGTACTGTAAGCATGAATAAATCCAATGTAAAGGGTGCCATAATCAATCAGTCTGATGTAAAGGGCGCAGCCAATATCGCTATGGGCCAGGGAGCAAAAGCTCAGATGGGTACTGTTAGCATGGATCAATCTGATCTTAAAGGTGCTATCATCAATAAGTCCAGTGTAAAGGGTGCAGCTAATATTGCTATGGGCAAAGGCGCAACAGCCAGAATGGGCACAGTTGATATGAGCAAATCCAGTGTAAAGGGTGCTATAATCAATCAGTCTGATGTAAAGGGTGCAGCAAATATCGCTATGGGTCAGGGCGCTGAATCCAATATGGGTTCTGTAGTGCTTGAGTAGTTGTTATGATGCTGTAATAAAAAATGTTACAAGGCTGCGGGAAATATCCGCAGCCTTGTAAACCGTAAACTCGCAAAATTATTAATAACAAGATCAGTTAAAACAACAATTGTTTCAGGCCCTCCATATTTTTATCTTTATTATTTATAACGGATGTTTTATTATAACAAATAAATAGGTTTTACTAAACTGTTAAATTACAACAAATTATGACAAACAACATCGTAACATTTTTAGGGGTAATCTGAATAACATATCAGATATAGGGGGGCATATGATCAAAAAATATTTTATAATGTTTTGCTGTATAATGATCGTTCCTGTTTCATTTGCACAATATTGCCGGGGCGGTGATCTGGATGATGATATTTCAAAATACACTGATGATTCTGTCAGTGCAGACGATGAATTGGGTAAAAAAGATAATAATATCAACTTCATTGTTCTTGATGCTATGGCAGCTGCTTCGAGGAAAGCCAGTAAAGGACAACAGGCTGGAGAGAAGGATAGCAGCGGAGATATAACGGGTGATAAGAATGAGAACAGCGTCGTGGTAGGGCCTGGCACTCAGACTGGAAATATTTATAATATTCAGGTTATGAAATAAGCCGTGGCAGATTTTATTTAAGATAAAATAGCCGCAGCCGATAAAATGTAAATATATAATTTGAAAGAGGGGAAGATGAGATACATATTCCGGAATAATAAAGCCTGCAAGAAAATGCTAATCGTTTTGACTATTATGTCATTTTCCTTGCTTCTTGCTTCTTGTGCGTCAATTGATCCGGCCGATACAGATGTTCAACTTAAAACAGAGCCGCCGGCAGCTAAAATCACCTCATTTACGCAGGCCCTGGCAGACCTTGGATTAATGACTGAAATCTATAATGTTGATGTTGTTAAAATACAGAGCAATCCTATAGGTGATAATACCGGCACATCGGGTTCTACCGGCGGAGAAATACCAAGAGATATAACCGAAATGCTAAAGAGTTCTCTTAATTCAATCGGTGGAAGAGTTACCTTTATTCCTTATGATCCGTCATTTATTCAAAACCAGATGGTAACCGGTTATTCGAATTTTGATGAAAAACTTATACCTGATATAGTAGTAAGCGGCGGTATTACAGAATTTGACAGGGGATTGGAAACAAGGGGTGACGGCACTGATGTCAGCGCCGGTGCTGAGTTTACCGGATTGCCTGATTACCTTCCATCAAAAGAAGTAAAGCTTAGATATGGTGATGCAGGAAAAACAGGCTTGGCCAGCATAACACTTGATTTTAACCTTCTTGATTTCAGAACTATGGCAGGTGTACCCAGAATGAGTGCCGTGAACACCATGAGGGTATCAAAAGCCATGAATGAAAGGGAATTAGGAGTAAGCCTTTTTGGTCAGACATTCGGAAGAAAGGGCTCTATAAAGAAAGTTCAGGGAAGGCACCATGCGGTAAGACTTCTTGTTGAATTGAGTATGATCCAGATTGTTGGAAAATATAATGGACTTCCTTACTGGAGATTATTGGGCGACGATGCCATGCCTGATAAAGATGTAGAAAGTGCTGTAAAGAAGTTTTATTACAAATTAACTGATTCAGACCGATTATTTAAAATTCAGGAATGGCTGTATCTCCATGGATATGATGTCGCACTTACCGGGCAGCTTGATAATGCAACTGTTGCAGCATTAAAACAGTTTGACAGCAGTTTTAATAAAATAGATGCGGATTTATTCCTTAGAATATATGCATCAATTCCTATAAAAGAAAGTACATTAGGCAGAAGAAACCAGTTAGATAGGATTATGAACCAGCCCGCAGAAGTGGTTGAGGCCAGTGCGCCTGTTCAACAGCCTGTACAACAGCAACAAGCTCAGGCACAAGCTTATGTGGAACCTCAACAGGAAGTTGCCGCTGAACCAGCACAACAACCCGCTCCTGCCGTCTCAAAACAGCAACAGGCGGCTCCAGCTCCAGCTGCTGCAAGCGTTTCCAGGAGAAAACCAAATTCTATCGGCAGAATCCTTACAGATGAAGAATGGTGATAAATATGGGCTTATGCTGCAGAGTGGGACTTGCCATAATTTTATTCTTTGTAGTATGCCTTTTGACATCAGCTTTTGCCGGCAATAAGAAACTGGTTGATAAAAGAACCGTGGAAATGGATGGCCAGAATAAACAAATGGTCAGACAAATTCCAAATCTGCCGAAAAATGGAACAGTTGATGCGAAAGCGAGAGTTGTTAATGAAGGAGGAAGTCTGGTTTTCGATATATATCATGTCAAAACCTCTGTTAAGGAAGAAAGTATAGATTTTAGCGGAAAACAGAAAAATAAAGAAACAAAAGAAGAAATAATTTCTGAGCCTGAAACAAATGCAGGAAATTCAGGCTCAGATGACAGGCAGCAAGAAACGGGAAGTAACGATATATCAAGTTCTGGTATGCAGGAAAACAATGATGACTTAAATGTTGCCTCTGAACAAAATAAAGAAGAGATAAATACAGAGTTAACTTCTGAGACAGACATAGAAGTTTCAGACTTAAGTGAAGCTCAGCAAGAAGTCACAAGTCAAGATGAGTCAGTGCCCAATCCTGATGGTGATGTTAAAAATGAGATAAATTTAAAGATTGAGCAGCCGGAAGAGACTCAACAGAATAATTAAATAAGTATTATTTGTTCGATCAAGTATATTGTTAAAAAGATAGATAAAGATGGCAATGAGTTTGAATTACTCCAAAAGGAGGAGGGAAGTTCTATGGTAACCAGATGTTTTAAAAGTATTTTAATTTTATTGATTTGTGTGATATTTTCAGCGCCTAACGTATTAGCCGGCAATAAAAAAATGATGGCTATCATGGCAGCAAAAAACGATGCGATGAGGGGGCTTACAGAACAGGTATATGGCCTGAAAATCCGTGCCAGCGAAGAAGTTAGAGATATGGCTGCGGACAGTTATGTCGGAAAAACCGATTCAAAAACATCGGCAGTCATGTCCGGAATTAAGATTTCAGACATAGCCTATGATTCAAAACAAGATATTGCAAGAGCCACAGCTACAATGACGGCCAACCAGATTGTAAATATTGAGGGGGCAGACGTTGCTTTAAGCGGAAAAGTTTTCAAGCATGTAGGCTTTGGGACAAGCTCTCCGGCTAATGCAGGCCCATTAAAGGCATTAAGGGCAGCACAGATAGATGCCTATAAACAATTGGCGCAGCAGATTGCAGGATTTACACTTGAAAGCCAGACATCAGTTGAAAATTATATGCTTAAATCAGATTTTATTAAAACAAAAGTTCAGGCGTCTCTTGCTTTTGCCGAGATCGTTGATTTTGGATGGGATGAAGCCGGTGATGCTTTTGTAAAGATGGTTATCAGCATAGATGATGTATCTGCGATGCTTGGAGAAGCTGTTGTAGGTGCAGGAGATAAATTCGAGGTTGAAGGCCAGGGTGCTCTTGTAGATGATTTCAGAAAATCCAAAGCTGCGAAAAAATAAAATGGGATTGATCTGAAAAAGTTATAAAAGGTCTTATATCCGGCGATTATTACCATAACACTATGAACATTAATTAAAAAATTCCTCTTCTTAGTCCTTCGATATACGGGGGCATTGGGAAGAGGATTTTTTTTAACTAAATATTACTTCTATGATTAAAGGAGATCTTAAAATGAAAGATAAGTTATGGAAAGAAAGAATAAAATATTTTCTTTTGGGTATACTTGTTGTTACAGGAATAATGTTTTTAGCCGGTGCAGATTCTTTGAATCCACCTCCGCCTAATTATGGCAGATTTCAAATATCTTCATGGGCAACTTCTCTTGGTGACAATTCAGGAGCTGTAGGAGCATTTGTTGTTGATACTATTACAGGTGAAACAAAAACAGTTTATGGTAGAATTTATGGTAACCCCGGTGATGGCAAACTCATAAAAAATGAGTTGCGAAAACCCTTTATTGCTATAGAATAAACCCAATATAGGCTAATAAAATTTTTAAAAGAATTTAAAACATTGTAAGAGCTGACTGGAAAGAGTCAGCTGAATCACTACAATTTATAAATACCTGATATAAGGAAAGGAGAACATATGAAGGCAACTCACTATTATTTAATAATATTGTTTATTATTCTTTCCGTAATGTTATTGAGTGCAAATAAAGCTGATGCGAGCGGAATATCTATAAATTTAGGTGATGGCAGCGCTAGTGATATATCAATTGATGGAGGTGTGGCGCAGTCAGGAAATATTTCAATTGATGGAGGTGTCGTAAGCTCTGGTAGTGGAGGCTGCGGAAGTGGTATTGAGGGGAATGGAATTGATAAGAAGGAAAAAAGAGTTGTATCTGAATTTAAATCTGTAGAGATAGACGGTGCCTTTAATGTTTATATCGAATGTCAAAAGAAAAAAAGTATAGAGGTAAGGGGTGACAGCAATATATTACCCCATATCATAACAAGAGTCGTGGGAAATACTCTTCAAATTACTTCAAATAAAACTATATGCCCGAAAAAATTGCTTGAAGTTAGGGTATCTGTAGACAATGTTGAAAAAATATTGGTTTCGGGTGCTGTTGATCTTTTAATTTCCGGAGTAAATAATAATGGCCTTGATGTTGAAGTTGATGGGGCAGTAGATGTAAAAGCATCTGGAAAAACAAAGAATTTAAAGCTTGATATATCCGGTTCAGGCGATATTAAAGCAAAGGAACTTAAAGCTGAAAATGTAGATGTAATAGTTAACGGAGCCGGCAATGCGATTATAAATGTTTCTAAAAAACTTAATGCTGAGATAAACGGTGCCGGTGATATTACTTACTATGGTAATCCAAAAGAAGTCGTTAAAGATGTTTCAGGGGTAGGCGATATTATCAAAAAATAATATTATATTTTGTAAGTTGTAATTCAATTTACATGTTTTAATAACAATATCAATAAATAACCGCATATTGCATGCTTTTCGCTTTCATACTTTTATTTTAAGGTTGTTGATTCAGTAAAAACGTAAACGGCTTGACACCTGTAGGTGGAGTATGTTAGATTTCAAGTCATTGTGAGGACTTGTTTAATTCCCGTATTTTGAAAAACCTAAAAATTGGGGGTGCAATGGACGAAAAGGATAAATCGGGGCAAGAACCTTCTGAAAATGAACCTTTTAAAGACTCGGAATTGATGAGCCTTATTAATGACTTAAAAAATTCCATAGATAGCGATGATGAAATCATTGAACTTACTGAAGATATGATAGTATCTTTGGAAGATGAAGTGATTGAACTTACAGATATTGTCGAAGCCGCTGGTACAGTTAATCCTGTTGGAAATGAACAGGAAATTGTAATGAAAGATCTTGAGGAAGATATAGTAGATTCTGATGAGTATATAAAAGATGATTTTGCTGCTTCCTTAGGAATGGAAATTGAGAGTGAAATAGATTTAGCGGAGGAATTTGCTGAAAATAAAACATTTGATTTGGAAGAAGAATCCCCAATAGGCTCAGGAACAATCAATGTATCGCCCCAACAGGTTGAAGCCGCGATTGAGCGGGTGGTCCAAAAAATATTGGGAGATAAAATTGATAGCATACTGATTGAGGTAATAGAAAGGGCTGTTAAACAGGAAATTATAAGATTGAAAAATGTTCTTCGTGTTGATGAAAATGATTTTGATTGAACATAATTTTATATTTTCGCGGACATTTTTTTATATCAATTATTGATCTTAGCTTGTATCCATTACATTTTGTAAATGTCTTCCGGGTTCAGATAGGCAGACAGAATTGATTATTATAGATTTTTTAGATACCCTGTAGCTCTTGCTGCAGGGTAGTTTTATTTAGGGGCTTATATTTCGTTTTAATATAAAGTTAACTATTGCGTTACGAAGTTATATTATTGTAAATAAAGGCTTATCGGTTTGTTAGCCTATTTGCTTGATTTCTGCTTTTTTCATCATTGCAGTTTACAGGTAAGAACAGTTCATTTTCTTGCTTTTTGCGTATTAAACTTTTATAAATCCGTCTGATTTGAAAATTACTATGAATCCGTCAGGATTTTATATATTATTTGGAGTATTGTTTATGAGTTCAGATTTACTTGAAAAGAGTTATGATCCTAAAGGTGTTGAAAAATACTGGTATGAATTCTGGGAAAAAGAAGAACTTTTTGCAGCCAGTGAGCAAAGTGATAAAAAAAGTTATTCAATAGTTATTCCTCCTCCTAATGTAACGGGTGTACTTCATATGGGGCATGCCCTTAATATCACTATGCAGGATATCCTGTGCCGCTACAGAAGATTGCGTGGAGATAATGTGCTTTGGATGCCGGGTACTGACCATGCCGGGATTGCTACACAAAACGTTGTCGAAAAGAAACTTGCCGCCGAAAATACTGACAGGCATAAACTCGGACGGGAAAAATTTATCGAGGCGGTTTGGGAATGGCGAAATCAATACGGAAGTGCGATCATCAATCAATTGAAACGATTGGGTGCTTCCTGTGATTGGAAACTTGAACGCTTTACCATGGACGAAGGCCTTTCAATTGCAGTTCGCAAAGTTTTTGTTCAGCTTTATAACGAAGACCTTATTTACCGTGGCAATTACATAATAAACTGGTGCCACCGCTGTCATACCGCTCTTGCGGACCTTGAAGTAGAACATGAGGAAATCGACGGCCATCTTTATCATATAAGATATCCTTTCCCGGACGGATCAGGCAGTATTGTGGTTGCCACAACACGTCCTGAGACTATGCTTGGTGATACCGCGGTTGCTGTTAATCCTGATGATAAGAGATACCAGAACATAAAATCATCTTCGGTTATACTACCTGTTATAAACAGGCAGATTCCAATAATCAGAGATACTTATGTTGACATGACTTTTGGAACCGGAGCCTTAAAAGTTACTCCTGCCCATGATCCCAATGACTTTGAAATAGGAAAACGCCACAGCCTTCCTGAAATTAAAGTAATTGATGATAACGGAAAAATGACAGCAGATGCCGGAAAATTTGAAGGGCTTGACCGCTTTGAATGCAGAAAAGCTGTTGTCAAAGCTTTAGAAGAAGATGGGTTATTAGAAAAAATTGAGCCTATAAAACACAATGTGGGGCACTGCTACAGGTGCAAAACAATTATAGAGCCGAATTTATCAAAGCAGTGGTTTGTAAAGGTAAAGCCTCTTGCAAAAAAAGCAATTGAAGCTGTCGAAAATAAAAGAACAAGAATTGTGCCGGAAATGTGGACAAATACCTACTATGACTGGATGAATAATATACGAGACTGGTGCATTTCCCGCCAGATCTGGTGGGGGCATCAGATACCTGCATGGACATGTGAAAAATGTCTTGATCTTGTTGTTGCAATGGAAGCGCCGGCAACATGCCCTAAGTGCGGATCCGGCAATCTTGTACAGGAGACTGATGTTCTTGATACATGGTTCAGCTCGGCTCTATGGCCCTTTTCTACTATGGGATGGCCGGAAGAGACCAAGCTGCTTAAAACCTTTTACCCTACATCCGTTCTTGTTACAGGCTTTGATATACTTTTTTTCTGGGTAGCGCGTATGATGATGATGGGACTACATTTTATGAATGATGTCCCGTTTAAGGATGTATATGTTCATGCGCTGGTAAGAGATGAAGACGGCAAAAAGATGAGCAAATCAAAAGGAAACGTAATTGATCCTTTAAACATTATTGATCAATACGGAACCGATTCTTTTCGTATGACACTTGCTGTTTTTGCCGCTCAGGGCAGGGATATTAAAATGTCGGAAAAAAGAGTTGAAGGTTACCGGCATTTTATAAATAAATTCTGGAATGCTGCCCGTTTTGCTCTTATGCATTTAACCCAAAATCAGTCTGAGTTAAAATTTGTGAGCATGTCTCTTCCCGATAAATGGATACTTGCAAGGCTTAAGAATGTAACTGATATTGTTGCAGACGCTATAGACAATTACAGGTTTAATGATGCGGCAAGTACTCTTTACAATTTCGTATGGCATGAGCTATGCGACTGGTATCTTGAAGCCATTAAACCTTGTCTATACGGCCATAAAGGAGAAGAGAATAAAACTGCTACCTTAAGTGTTTTACAAAGGGTGTTTCATGATGTGCTTATTTTGCTTCATCCTTTCACACCCTTTGTAACGGAAGAAATCTGGCATAAATTCCCCGGAACACAAGGCTCGATAATGAAAGCAGTATTTCCTGCTGATGCAAATGATTTCAAATCTCTGTTATGCGATTCAATGGCAGAGCATAGCATGAATATTGTTATGGAGGTTATTACCGGCATAAGAAATATTAAAGGCGAAATGAATATTGCGCCTTCAGCATCATTGGATGTGATTTTGCATTCGGAGAATGACTCTTTTAGAAGTATAGTTTCAGATAACGAAGATATTATTATTAATCTTGCAGGTCTTAAAACTTTTGTATCTGAAAAGTCAGGTGTAAGACCA of Pseudomonadota bacterium contains these proteins:
- a CDS encoding DUF4384 domain-containing protein, which encodes MRYIFRNNKACKKMLIVLTIMSFSLLLASCASIDPADTDVQLKTEPPAAKITSFTQALADLGLMTEIYNVDVVKIQSNPIGDNTGTSGSTGGEIPRDITEMLKSSLNSIGGRVTFIPYDPSFIQNQMVTGYSNFDEKLIPDIVVSGGITEFDRGLETRGDGTDVSAGAEFTGLPDYLPSKEVKLRYGDAGKTGLASITLDFNLLDFRTMAGVPRMSAVNTMRVSKAMNERELGVSLFGQTFGRKGSIKKVQGRHHAVRLLVELSMIQIVGKYNGLPYWRLLGDDAMPDKDVESAVKKFYYKLTDSDRLFKIQEWLYLHGYDVALTGQLDNATVAALKQFDSSFNKIDADLFLRIYASIPIKESTLGRRNQLDRIMNQPAEVVEASAPVQQPVQQQQAQAQAYVEPQQEVAAEPAQQPAPAVSKQQQAAPAPAAASVSRRKPNSIGRILTDEEW
- a CDS encoding DUF2807 domain-containing protein, which codes for MKATHYYLIILFIILSVMLLSANKADASGISINLGDGSASDISIDGGVAQSGNISIDGGVVSSGSGGCGSGIEGNGIDKKEKRVVSEFKSVEIDGAFNVYIECQKKKSIEVRGDSNILPHIITRVVGNTLQITSNKTICPKKLLEVRVSVDNVEKILVSGAVDLLISGVNNNGLDVEVDGAVDVKASGKTKNLKLDISGSGDIKAKELKAENVDVIVNGAGNAIINVSKKLNAEINGAGDITYYGNPKEVVKDVSGVGDIIKK
- a CDS encoding valine--tRNA ligase, with product MSSDLLEKSYDPKGVEKYWYEFWEKEELFAASEQSDKKSYSIVIPPPNVTGVLHMGHALNITMQDILCRYRRLRGDNVLWMPGTDHAGIATQNVVEKKLAAENTDRHKLGREKFIEAVWEWRNQYGSAIINQLKRLGASCDWKLERFTMDEGLSIAVRKVFVQLYNEDLIYRGNYIINWCHRCHTALADLEVEHEEIDGHLYHIRYPFPDGSGSIVVATTRPETMLGDTAVAVNPDDKRYQNIKSSSVILPVINRQIPIIRDTYVDMTFGTGALKVTPAHDPNDFEIGKRHSLPEIKVIDDNGKMTADAGKFEGLDRFECRKAVVKALEEDGLLEKIEPIKHNVGHCYRCKTIIEPNLSKQWFVKVKPLAKKAIEAVENKRTRIVPEMWTNTYYDWMNNIRDWCISRQIWWGHQIPAWTCEKCLDLVVAMEAPATCPKCGSGNLVQETDVLDTWFSSALWPFSTMGWPEETKLLKTFYPTSVLVTGFDILFFWVARMMMMGLHFMNDVPFKDVYVHALVRDEDGKKMSKSKGNVIDPLNIIDQYGTDSFRMTLAVFAAQGRDIKMSEKRVEGYRHFINKFWNAARFALMHLTQNQSELKFVSMSLPDKWILARLKNVTDIVADAIDNYRFNDAASTLYNFVWHELCDWYLEAIKPCLYGHKGEENKTATLSVLQRVFHDVLILLHPFTPFVTEEIWHKFPGTQGSIMKAVFPADANDFKSLLCDSMAEHSMNIVMEVITGIRNIKGEMNIAPSASLDVILHSENDSFRSIVSDNEDIIINLAGLKTFVSEKSGVRPKKAATTVIGDAVIYVLLEDIIDFSKEKERLEKELTKLKNEISGLIKKLNNEDFLKKAPDDVVEKVKDKHSLVLAKQQKIISNLEKMKSIEEEQ